The nucleotide sequence CAAGTATACCGTCAACATTTGTTGAAGACTTTGACTGGCGGAATCAAGTATAAGAATACTGTTATCGTTATGATCGTAATTCGCCGTACTCCTCTTCACGTTGTGATCTCCGCTTCCGCCATCTCGTATATCGAAATTACATTCTTCTGTGCCTGAATATAGTAAACATGAgtagaaattagaaaaattaaatttgtgaaaattttttcacatcaaaatagTAATACGGACCTTCGTGGTTGCAGAATCCTTCGGAACAAGCTACCTCCGAACTATCCACTGAACTTTCTCCGCTAGCATTGCTGCTCATATTATTATTATCGGCAGACCCGTACCCACAATCCATTTGGGTGCCGGTACAACAATCACACGGCGCGGCAGCGTCATTTGCACCGTTACTAAGGCTACTTATGTCACTGGTATTACTGCTGTTCTTAAAACTAATATAGTTATTGCTGGCATTTTCTTTATCGCTATGATATTTGGAATAAATGGAGCTGCTGCTTCCACTACTATTACTATTCGTATCACTAAATTCGTTAATAGGACGGCAAACGGTACGTGATTTAATATCTTTGCTATCCTGCTGTCTCCTGACGTTTATACCGGCAGTGGTATTGCATTCTCTCGACGTAACCGATGGTTTCTTTCCTTTTTCGAGATAGCGAGCGCGAGAATCAGCGTTATTAGATGATTTCACGCGTTGATTTTCCTTGTTTTTCGTATTATTACTGGCTCCCTCGTATTTCGAACAATAACACGAGTCGTCTTTCTTTTCGGAATATTTCGACGGCACGTCGTTGCGAACCTATGTTTGAACAAGAAAACATTCATATGATTGATGGACATTGAAACTAAATTTAGGTTCAAATGAAATGGCATATCTACGTACAATTTTCATGATTCTATCGTTACTGATTCTATAAAACGATTTAATGTTGCAACTTTTCTCATCATCGCTGTCATTCGATTTCTCTTCTTTCTCGGAATATTCGTTTTCATCTTCGTctttatctttttcattttcttcttcatcggaattttgtttttcttcctGTAAACGAAGATTAAAATTTGTAACAATTCTAATTAACGTCATttcaaatattacaaaaaaaaaatagaattcaatgaatcattttttcttccacagtattctgaaaattacaataaatgaAAGTTGAGCAAAAACACAATTACAATCGAACAATAAACTTTTGAAGTGaccttcaaaatttataaaggCATTTGATAAATCCGTCGAATCCGAAGGAATCACACGAAATATTTCAACtgtattgtaattttcattcatctttAAAACAATATGAGAGTGATTTTCACGTGAATTTACCTCGTCGTTGGAGAGCTGAGTATCTTGTGAAGCGTTCATAGCAGCGGCAGCATTTTTTCTTTGCTTCTTTctacgttttttcaattttttcacctgttttcgtttttgtttcagGCGATCTTCGCGGCTAAATTCTTGAAACAGTAATTCCAACTGAGAAATGCCCTGTTTCATTTCTACAGCCAACTGTTTAaacaaaaatgggaaaaacaaAAGGTCAACTCAGAACAATACAtctttgttaaaattgtaaCAAAGCGACAGGTACCTGAAAATTGGTAGACAGTGCGTTGATTGCTACTAAAGCAAGTAACTGACAGGTAGTTTGTTCTTCACGTAGTCGTAGCTGTATCCTGTGCACTCTTTCGTACAGGCATAATCCAACACATACCAGTACTTCTTCTTGAGCGATTTCTAAAGTTTTAGCGTGCCTTTCGCGGCGACTATGAAAAAGTGAAGAATATTAGatacgtacatatttaaaaCTGGCACTCGAGTAATTTAGAGAATTTTTAATCGGAAGACCGCTTACTTTCCCAGCAGTTCAGGTTCAGCGGCGAGAATCAACCCCATTATGTAATCGGTTCTTTGATCAACGTGAATATGATTGTTTGGTGAACACCTTCTGATTCCGGCATATAAAGACGGTATAAAACCTTTTTCCTTGACAGGTTCTGAACTCGAACTTGGTTCTCCGGTATTCGAGGCATTACCGTTTTTCTCACACGGCGTAGCAGAAGTTGATGCGTCAGCATTATCATTTTTACGTTCTTCTGGTTCGTCGACGAGTAACGAATAGGCTTTCATTACTTTCGTTCGGCATTCTGTACAAAACCTACGAAGAAAACACGAAATAATAAATTGTGTTT is from Planococcus citri chromosome 1, ihPlaCitr1.1, whole genome shotgun sequence and encodes:
- the LOC135832777 gene encoding gametogenetin-binding protein 2-like, with translation MAKLINVIKDGDEELEKRQLPLVIDEKLTMVLDLIDVDFMCEYPKIRGKDKELFLRKFSMLNVQELKDAFQVSCKRILDIVSEIVPCVGCRRSVERLFHQMKTGPGRSGLYPLVVTLDGVLILPEEVFKWPNVIGAMFHNHTAKLNSLSTSWSRSKKSSRCALHSLDAQRYVRPPLGSGWRALWDCMVPFCKQEVATIDTSQLLNTLETYLQKHRFCTECRTKVMKAYSLLVDEPEERKNDNADASTSATPCEKNGNASNTGEPSSSSEPVKEKGFIPSLYAGIRRCSPNNHIHVDQRTDYIMGLILAAEPELLGNRRERHAKTLEIAQEEVLVCVGLCLYERVHRIQLRLREEQTTCQLLALVAINALSTNFQLAVEMKQGISQLELLFQEFSREDRLKQKRKQVKKLKKRRKKQRKNAAAAMNASQDTQLSNDEEEKQNSDEEENEKDKDEDENEYSEKEEKSNDSDDEKSCNIKSFYRISNDRIMKIVRNDVPSKYSEKKDDSCYCSKYEGASNNTKNKENQRVKSSNNADSRARYLEKGKKPSVTSRECNTTAGINVRRQQDSKDIKSRTVCRPINEFSDTNSNSSGSSSSIYSKYHSDKENASNNYISFKNSSNTSDISSLSNGANDAAAPCDCCTGTQMDCGYGSADNNNMSSNASGESSVDSSEVACSEGFCNHEGTEECNFDIRDGGSGDHNVKRSTANYDHNDNSILILDSASQSLQQMLTETSADRELNKDHRIGDCVIPVEEIQRYKSSMSRINEKRKELRQTLKSKFAQLCLKQQCDVLPAT